One region of Microbacterium sp. M28 genomic DNA includes:
- a CDS encoding response regulator transcription factor, giving the protein MIRVLVADDEAMIRSALAALLNLEDDIEIVAECANGTEAVAEALRLAPDICLLDLEMPGLDGVEVAERLSRSATARCIVVTRHARPGVLRRALASGVAGFLPKSRGAGEVAEVIRRVAAGARYVDPEVAADALSDERSPLTDRELDVLRAGRRGETTGQIARSLSLAPGTVRNHISAVLGKLHVATRQQAVLLAEERGWI; this is encoded by the coding sequence GTGATCCGGGTGCTCGTGGCCGACGACGAGGCGATGATCCGATCGGCTCTCGCCGCGCTGCTGAACCTCGAGGACGACATCGAGATCGTGGCGGAGTGCGCGAACGGCACGGAGGCGGTGGCGGAAGCGCTCCGCCTCGCGCCGGACATCTGCCTGCTGGACCTGGAGATGCCGGGGCTGGACGGCGTCGAGGTCGCCGAGCGTCTGTCGCGTTCCGCGACAGCGCGGTGCATCGTCGTGACCCGGCATGCCCGGCCAGGTGTGCTGCGGCGCGCGCTGGCCTCCGGGGTCGCGGGATTCCTGCCGAAGTCCCGCGGCGCCGGCGAGGTCGCCGAGGTGATCCGGCGCGTGGCGGCCGGTGCGCGCTACGTCGATCCGGAGGTGGCGGCCGACGCGCTGAGCGACGAGCGCTCTCCGCTGACCGACCGCGAACTCGACGTGCTGAGGGCCGGTCGCCGCGGCGAGACGACGGGTCAGATCGCGCGGTCGCTGTCGCTCGCCCCTGGAACGGTGCGCAATCACATCTCCGCCGTGCTCGGCAAGCTGCATGTCGCCACGCGACAGCAGGCCGTGCTGCTCGCGGAGGAGCGCGGCTGGATCTGA
- a CDS encoding sensor histidine kinase: MTTPSTPRTDAGTAATSARRLARGISATWWYTVSAVIFLEFMLVLLATATVVEAGLGSAAVAVIGIGGLLWWAATLLLLVQYRHRDDAAGTGPWQRIALPLAIAVAYATAAGLASGLWIVAGFAVFQPLVLLNWPRGVRLRLVIAVTAVLIGLWILDRNAGTLEPITESSGWMLAVFSILLPSMSVLSLWWWDVLITLDRARAAESRLGATQERLRVATDVHDLQGHHLQVIALQLELAERLMAKDPAAALDQIRLARTSVDEARQGTRDLALRFRSVPLRDEIANAVDLLRAAGTPAESAVDAAADAAPASVLGPVIRETTTNVLRHGGGKWARLSLTRVAGAWRYEIANDVGASSSDADDTGSGLDGIARRAAEAGGTVEIDRGRGEFTVVVTVPEGER, encoded by the coding sequence ATGACGACTCCGAGCACACCCCGCACGGATGCCGGAACCGCAGCCACCAGCGCCCGACGCCTCGCCAGGGGGATCTCGGCGACGTGGTGGTACACGGTGTCCGCGGTGATCTTCCTCGAGTTCATGCTCGTGCTCCTGGCGACGGCAACCGTCGTCGAGGCAGGTCTCGGATCAGCGGCCGTCGCCGTCATCGGCATCGGCGGGCTGCTGTGGTGGGCCGCGACGCTCCTGCTGCTGGTCCAGTACCGGCACAGGGACGACGCCGCGGGTACGGGCCCCTGGCAACGCATCGCCCTTCCGCTGGCGATCGCGGTGGCCTACGCCACGGCGGCCGGGCTGGCCTCGGGGCTGTGGATCGTGGCCGGGTTCGCGGTCTTCCAGCCGCTCGTCCTGCTCAACTGGCCGCGCGGTGTGCGGCTGCGGCTGGTCATCGCCGTCACCGCGGTGCTGATCGGACTGTGGATCCTGGACCGCAACGCCGGGACGCTGGAACCGATCACCGAGTCCAGTGGGTGGATGCTCGCCGTCTTCTCGATCCTGCTGCCCTCGATGTCGGTCCTGTCGCTGTGGTGGTGGGACGTGCTGATCACGCTCGACCGCGCCCGCGCCGCCGAATCGCGGCTCGGCGCCACGCAGGAGCGTCTGCGCGTCGCGACCGACGTGCACGATCTGCAGGGCCACCACCTGCAGGTCATCGCCCTGCAGCTCGAACTCGCGGAAAGACTGATGGCGAAGGATCCCGCCGCCGCGCTCGATCAGATCCGGCTCGCGAGAACCAGTGTGGACGAGGCTCGGCAGGGCACCCGCGACCTCGCGCTGCGCTTCCGCTCCGTGCCGCTGCGCGATGAGATCGCGAACGCGGTCGATCTGCTGCGGGCAGCCGGCACGCCGGCCGAGTCGGCGGTGGATGCCGCGGCCGACGCCGCTCCGGCATCCGTCCTGGGGCCGGTGATCCGCGAGACCACCACCAACGTCCTGCGCCACGGCGGGGGCAAATGGGCCCGTCTGTCTTTGACGCGCGTCGCCGGTGCGTGGCGGTACGAGATCGCCAACGACGTCGGAGCATCCTCCTCCGATGCCGATGACACCGGTTCGGGGCTGGACGGGATCGCCCGACGAGCCGCCGAAGCGGGCGGAACCGTGGAGATCGACCGCGGACGCGGCGAGTTCACCGTCGTCGTGACCGTGCCGGAGGGGGAGCGGTGA
- a CDS encoding heavy metal translocating P-type ATPase, with protein sequence MRDMNEHEGHGGHAGHDEHSGHADHSGHGGHGDHVAQFRKLFWIMLILAVPTVALSGMFAMILGYTLPDIPGLAWVSPILGTVMYVWGGRPFLTGAVSELRARKPGMMLLIGLAITVAFLASWGATLGILHHELDFWWELALLIVIMLLGHWIEMRSLAQTTSALDSLAALLPDEAERVEGGEVVVVSPTDLAVGDVVVVRPGGSIPADGRIVDGRAAMDESMITGESRTVTRGVGDDVTAGTVATDSGLRVEVTATGEDTALAGIQRLVTEAQNSSSRAQRLADTAAGWLFWFALGAGILTAVIWTLVGMPDEAVIRTITVLVIACPHALGLAIPLVVSIATERAARGGVLVKDRLALESMRTVDTVLFDKTGTLTKGEPVVSEVFVIDGDDEDDVLALAAAAEADSEHPLAKAIVRSAAERGLRVPASTDFTSSPAVGVTATVSGSVVRVGGPHLLTEEGAAELSVADTWRADGAIILHVLRDGVVVGALKLADEVRPESRDAVDALHALGIQVVMITGDAEAVARSVADELGVDRFFAGVRPEDKAATVQKLQREGRKVAMVGDGVNDAPALAQTDVGLAIGAGTDVAIASAGVILASDDPRSVLSVIELSRAAYRKMKQNLWWAAGYNLLSVPLAAGVLAPIGFVLPMSVGAILMSLSTIVVALNAQLLRRLDLRPEASTRAVLDR encoded by the coding sequence ATGCGGGACATGAACGAGCACGAAGGGCATGGTGGGCACGCGGGGCACGACGAGCACTCCGGGCACGCGGACCACTCCGGACACGGCGGGCACGGGGATCACGTCGCCCAGTTCCGGAAGCTGTTCTGGATCATGCTGATCCTGGCCGTGCCGACCGTCGCCCTGTCCGGGATGTTCGCGATGATCCTCGGCTACACCCTCCCCGACATCCCCGGTCTGGCCTGGGTCTCACCGATCCTCGGCACGGTGATGTACGTATGGGGCGGGCGACCGTTCCTCACCGGCGCCGTCAGCGAACTGCGCGCCCGCAAACCGGGCATGATGCTCCTGATCGGCCTGGCCATCACGGTGGCATTCCTCGCATCCTGGGGCGCGACCCTCGGCATCCTGCACCACGAGCTCGACTTCTGGTGGGAGCTCGCGCTGCTGATCGTCATCATGCTCCTCGGCCACTGGATCGAGATGCGCTCGCTGGCTCAGACGACCTCGGCTCTCGACTCGCTCGCAGCGCTCCTCCCGGACGAGGCAGAGCGCGTCGAAGGCGGCGAGGTCGTCGTCGTCTCCCCCACCGATCTCGCGGTCGGCGACGTGGTCGTGGTCCGGCCGGGCGGAAGCATCCCGGCCGACGGCCGCATCGTCGACGGCCGCGCTGCGATGGACGAGTCGATGATCACCGGCGAGTCCCGCACCGTGACCCGCGGCGTCGGCGACGACGTGACAGCGGGCACGGTGGCCACAGACTCCGGCCTGCGGGTCGAGGTGACGGCGACGGGCGAGGACACGGCGCTCGCCGGCATCCAGCGGCTGGTGACCGAGGCGCAGAACTCGTCCTCACGGGCGCAGCGCCTGGCCGACACCGCAGCGGGCTGGCTGTTCTGGTTCGCGCTGGGCGCCGGCATCCTCACGGCTGTCATCTGGACGCTGGTCGGGATGCCGGACGAAGCCGTGATCCGCACCATCACGGTCCTCGTGATCGCCTGCCCCCACGCGCTCGGACTCGCCATCCCGCTGGTCGTCTCGATCGCGACCGAGCGGGCCGCGCGCGGCGGGGTGCTCGTCAAGGACCGCCTGGCGCTCGAGAGCATGCGCACCGTCGACACGGTCCTGTTCGACAAGACCGGAACCCTGACCAAGGGTGAGCCGGTGGTGAGCGAGGTCTTCGTCATCGACGGCGATGACGAAGATGATGTGCTCGCGCTCGCCGCGGCCGCGGAGGCCGACAGCGAGCATCCGCTCGCGAAGGCGATCGTCCGCAGCGCCGCCGAACGAGGGCTCCGTGTTCCCGCGAGCACGGATTTCACTTCCTCCCCCGCGGTCGGCGTGACGGCGACGGTCTCGGGTTCTGTCGTCCGCGTCGGCGGTCCGCACCTGCTCACCGAGGAAGGCGCCGCCGAACTCTCCGTCGCCGACACGTGGCGCGCGGACGGCGCGATCATCCTGCACGTCCTGCGTGACGGCGTCGTGGTCGGAGCGCTCAAGCTCGCGGACGAGGTGCGCCCCGAATCGCGGGATGCAGTCGACGCGCTGCATGCGCTCGGGATCCAGGTCGTCATGATCACCGGGGATGCCGAGGCCGTCGCCCGCTCGGTCGCGGACGAACTCGGCGTCGACCGGTTCTTCGCGGGCGTGCGCCCGGAGGACAAGGCGGCGACCGTGCAGAAGCTGCAGCGCGAGGGCCGCAAGGTCGCGATGGTCGGCGACGGCGTCAACGACGCCCCTGCACTGGCTCAGACCGACGTCGGACTCGCGATCGGCGCCGGCACGGATGTCGCGATCGCCTCGGCCGGGGTGATACTCGCCAGCGACGATCCTCGGTCGGTGCTCTCCGTGATCGAGCTGTCCCGAGCCGCGTACCGCAAGATGAAGCAGAACCTCTGGTGGGCAGCCGGGTACAACCTGCTGTCCGTCCCGCTCGCCGCCGGCGTCCTCGCGCCGATCGGGTTCGTGCTGCCGATGTCCGTGGGCGCGATCCTCATGTCGCTGTCGACGATCGTCGTGGCGTTGAACGCGCAGCTGCTGCGTCGACTGGACCTGCGACCGGAGGCGTCCACCCGCGCGGTCCTCGACCGCTGA
- a CDS encoding YHS domain-containing protein, protein MSETSAGSCCSVGGSATVDAAGRKDLLASSAIDVAVCVVMGGSVAKSDAEAAGLYRDHEGERYYFCCAGCAPKFDADPAKYVAAA, encoded by the coding sequence ATGTCCGAGACATCAGCCGGATCCTGCTGCAGCGTCGGCGGAAGCGCCACCGTCGATGCGGCGGGCCGCAAGGATCTGCTCGCCTCGAGCGCGATCGACGTCGCCGTGTGCGTCGTCATGGGCGGAAGCGTCGCGAAGTCGGATGCCGAAGCCGCCGGTCTCTACCGAGACCATGAAGGCGAGCGGTACTACTTCTGCTGCGCCGGGTGCGCGCCGAAATTCGACGCGGACCCCGCGAAGTACGTCGCGGCGGCGTGA
- a CDS encoding small multidrug efflux protein — protein sequence MSLIETFQDLVAQVPEFVQPLIVAAAGAVPFIEGEGAAAIGIIGGIPPVVAAVAGIVGNFVCVAILVLLSSGARDAVVSRHRAKVEAREVVAVGSGSTLEAAPSTAVTDGSERKAARAAKFQRAFERYGVPGVSLLGPLLLPTHFTATMLAAAGIGKARILIWQAVAIVGWTTLITLILTGVINAVA from the coding sequence ATGAGCCTCATCGAAACCTTCCAGGACCTCGTCGCCCAGGTTCCCGAGTTCGTCCAGCCGCTCATCGTGGCGGCCGCGGGCGCCGTCCCGTTCATTGAGGGCGAGGGTGCCGCAGCGATCGGCATCATCGGCGGCATCCCTCCCGTCGTGGCAGCCGTCGCCGGCATCGTCGGCAACTTCGTGTGCGTGGCGATCCTGGTGCTGCTCAGCTCCGGAGCCAGGGATGCCGTGGTGTCCCGGCACCGCGCCAAGGTCGAAGCCCGCGAGGTGGTCGCGGTCGGATCGGGGTCGACCCTCGAGGCCGCTCCGTCGACTGCGGTGACGGACGGAAGCGAGCGCAAGGCGGCGCGGGCGGCGAAGTTCCAGCGGGCGTTCGAGCGCTATGGCGTCCCCGGGGTGAGCCTTCTCGGACCTCTGCTGCTGCCCACGCACTTCACGGCGACGATGCTCGCCGCTGCCGGAATCGGCAAGGCACGCATCCTGATCTGGCAGGCCGTGGCGATCGTCGGATGGACGACCCTCATCACGCTGATCCTGACGGGGGTCATCAACGCGGTCGCGTGA